A section of the Trachemys scripta elegans isolate TJP31775 chromosome 10, CAS_Tse_1.0, whole genome shotgun sequence genome encodes:
- the STARD5 gene encoding stAR-related lipid transfer protein 5 — protein MPYQEQVRSLADTVQLYRKDPSGWRSCRRTNEVSIYWRPSTEFSGNIYKGDGIVSASPEAVWECLKPEAGGLRTKWDQNVKDFELIETISDTISICRTLTPSAFMKIISPRDFVDVVLIKQYEDGTIASAATNVEHALCPPQPRYVRGFNYPCGCFCIPVPGEPDKTQVLTFFQTDLGGYLPQTVVDSFFPSSMAGFYSNLTKAVKTVKT, from the exons ATGCCTTACCAGGAGCAGGTCCGCTCGCTGGCGGACACCGTGCAGCTCTACCGGAAGGACCCGAGCGGCTGGCGGAGCTGTAGGCGCACG AATGAAGTTTCAATTTATTGGAGACCATCAACTGAGTTTTCTGGCAACAT ATACAAAGGAGATGGAATTGTCTCTGCGAGTCCTGAGGCTGTCTGGGAGTGCTTAAAACCAGAAGCTGGTGGACTTAGAACAAAGTGGGACCAAAATGTGAAGGACTTTGAGCTGATTGAAACTATTAGTGAT ACTATCTCTATATGCAGAACTCTTACCCCATCAGCCTTCATGAAGATTATTTCTCCTAGAGATTTTGTAGATGTGGTGCTAATTAAGCAGTATGAAGATGGGACTATAGCATCTGCtg caACCAATGTGGAACATGCACTCTGTCCTCCCCAACCAAGATATGTGAGAGGGTTTAATTATCCCTGTGGTTGTTTCTGTATACCTGTTCCAGG GGAACCAGACAAGACCCAAGTCCTCACTTTCTTTCAGACGGATCTTGGTGGCTATCTTCCCCAGACTGTAGTGGACTCATTCTTTCCGAGCAGCATGGCTGGATTTTACAGCAATCTGACCAAAGCGGTAAAGACAGTGAAAACTTGA